In Deltaproteobacteria bacterium, the DNA window TGCCATCAAAACGATCCGTTTTTCCGATGAGTTCGACGAATCACAGGTTGTGCAGATCAAGGAGCATTTCTATCGGGAAGCCGAGGTCGTGGCAAAGCTTTCCCACCCCAATATCGTCACCATTTACGATGTCGGTGAAGACCTGGACCTTTCCTACCTGGCCATGGAGTACCTGGAGGGAGAAAACCTGGATAAATTTACGCACAGGGAAAATCTGTTGCCCATCAAACGGTGCATCGACGTGGTTGCCCAGGTGTGCGAGGGCCTGGATTATGCACATCGGCACGACATCATTCACAGGGACGTCAAGCCCGCCAATATCATGATGATGAAAGACGGCGTCGTCAAGGTGATGGATTTCGGCATCGCACGGGCGACCACCAGCACCAGAACGCGCACCGGCGTTATCAAGGGGACGCCTTATTACATGTCTCCCGAACAGACCCAGGGGAAAAAACTGACCGGCCAGTCGGACATCTTCTCGCTGGGCGTCGTGTTCTACCAGCTGATAACCGGAAGGCTTCCTTTCGACGGTGACAATATGGCTGCAATCATGTACCAGATCGCCTCGGTTGAACCGGAATCGCCAGCCACTTACAACCCAAAGGTCAACCAGGCCGTCCAGGCGATCCTCAAACGTGCGATGGCAAAATCGCTTCAGAAAAGATACCCGTCTGCGGGGAAGATGGCAGAACATCTGCGGCTCTTGAGCCGTAAGATGGATGAGCGGCGATAACGGGCGACCCGCTCAGTTTCCGGCCCCCCTATGCAGCGCGATTTCCACCCTCCGGTTGGCGGCACGCCCTTCTTTGGTTTCATTGCCTGCGATGGGATCTTCGGGGCCTTTCCCGGCCGCATGGATTTGGGACGGCGCGACTCCCTGACCGGTTAGATAGGATTTAACCACGTTGGCCCTGAATTCGGAGAGACGACGGTTGTAATCGTAGTTCCCCAAAGAGTCCGTGTATCCGGTGACCTGAACGTCGATTTCCGGTACTTGCTTGGCCACGTGGGCGATACGGTTCATCATGGCATACGCTTCATCCGAAAAATCGTTCGAATCCATTTGAAAGCGGATAATGAATTTTTGATCGAGGGTAGCCTGTATCTCGGCTTCTGACAGGACGGGGCTATTGTCGGGCTTGCGTGCGGAGGAAGCGCCCGATGTTTCACCGTTCGCTGCGGTTGGGACGGCAACGTTTCCCAAACCGGACGGGGCCGTGGTTTCATCCGCTCGGGGGGAGACTTCCGGGGTAGCTTCCTTGGGTTGTTGGATAGCAGTCGCGCCTTTTTCGTTGCCCATGGCCGGCGTGGCGGACACTGCCGGCTTTTCAGGCCCCCCCACGTCCTGGAAATAAAAAAGACCGGCCGCGACTGCCAGAAGGCCCAGCAGAAGAACGGAAACCGCGGTGCCCACCAAAGACCTTCGCCAGGGAAGGAATAAGGCGCTCAAAAATGACTCCCGCTCGGTTTTTTTTCTGTCGTCGGAGACTTTTTCCGTTTCAATGCTGAGCTCCTCGGCACACTCCTTTACGATGCGTGCGTCGATCTTCTTTTTTCCCCTGGCAAATGCGGTCAGCAGGGCATGGTCGCAGATGACATTTATCAGGCGCGGGTAGCAGTTCGAGAAGGAGGTAACTTGATGCACGGCACCGGCACTGAACAGGGGGGTGTCGCAACCGGCGACAGCGAGACGGAATTTAATGTACTCCGTCACTTCTTTGGCGGGAATGGGGCCGATGCTGTAGCGGGTCGTGATGCGTTGAAGCAGCGCCCTGTTCCTGTTTTCCAGGAGGGTGTCGTTGAGTTCGTTCTGTCCGACCAGAAAGATGTT includes these proteins:
- a CDS encoding serine/threonine protein kinase, which translates into the protein MKANLNYWMAQVLILVFYVMTLVIYSRARYEYMGGKIGKAINLIVLFLLFLFLSDIVDYFFIMLVPLAADTILIIKILLRLVAICVLFFGGMRFFSGRSAPVEIVRQTVALGGGTQAAPKPMEKPVAAVDKTVVIEGDAGTTPMLGRYEIIEQLGRGAMGIVYKGRDPKLNRLTAIKTIRFSDEFDESQVVQIKEHFYREAEVVAKLSHPNIVTIYDVGEDLDLSYLAMEYLEGENLDKFTHRENLLPIKRCIDVVAQVCEGLDYAHRHDIIHRDVKPANIMMMKDGVVKVMDFGIARATTSTRTRTGVIKGTPYYMSPEQTQGKKLTGQSDIFSLGVVFYQLITGRLPFDGDNMAAIMYQIASVEPESPATYNPKVNQAVQAILKRAMAKSLQKRYPSAGKMAEHLRLLSRKMDERR
- a CDS encoding AAA family ATPase, with translation MWLGETHKEALARLKFGIHDNRGFLLLVGDVGTGKTTLINSLLGSLDNNTLVATVSDPGLEKIDFFNFLVSAFNIDKQFTSKGDFLVHFIHFLHKAHDTGKRVLIIIDEAQRLNHEMLEEIRQLSNIETQDAKLLNIFLVGQNELNDTLLENRNRALLQRITTRYSIGPIPAKEVTEYIKFRLAVAGCDTPLFSAGAVHQVTSFSNCYPRLINVICDHALLTAFARGKKKIDARIVKECAEELSIETEKVSDDRKKTERESFLSALFLPWRRSLVGTAVSVLLLGLLAVAAGLFYFQDVGGPEKPAVSATPAMGNEKGATAIQQPKEATPEVSPRADETTAPSGLGNVAVPTAANGETSGASSARKPDNSPVLSEAEIQATLDQKFIIRFQMDSNDFSDEAYAMMNRIAHVAKQVPEIDVQVTGYTDSLGNYDYNRRLSEFRANVVKSYLTGQGVAPSQIHAAGKGPEDPIAGNETKEGRAANRRVEIALHRGAGN